One part of the Longimicrobium sp. genome encodes these proteins:
- a CDS encoding HAD family acid phosphatase produces the protein MPEREMGMPKQLPKAVIWDLDGTLSDDRARAHFVEVEKGKKRDWKSYFDAIGSDPPIAASMEVLRALHAAGNRVVFLTGRPEHTRKTTVRWLKANGLTDYDRLVMRPPRDFRPSGAFKADEIARLRREYELVCAFEDRIDVADALRTAGVPVFLYGGGAEAAAEALEVLDAEQDDLVEQKQEKAEKKAPARPAAARPRTTPKAAAQAARARSAASRKPAARSKRS, from the coding sequence TTGCCAGAACGGGAGATGGGGATGCCGAAGCAGCTGCCGAAAGCGGTGATCTGGGACCTGGACGGAACGCTGAGCGACGACCGCGCGCGCGCCCACTTCGTGGAGGTGGAGAAGGGGAAGAAGCGCGACTGGAAGAGCTACTTCGACGCCATCGGCAGCGACCCGCCCATCGCCGCGTCGATGGAGGTGCTGCGGGCGCTGCACGCCGCGGGGAACCGCGTGGTCTTTCTCACCGGCCGCCCCGAGCACACGCGCAAGACCACCGTGCGGTGGCTGAAGGCCAACGGCCTGACCGACTACGACCGGCTGGTGATGCGCCCGCCGCGCGACTTCCGCCCCTCCGGCGCCTTCAAGGCCGACGAGATCGCCCGGCTGCGGCGCGAGTACGAACTGGTCTGCGCCTTCGAGGACCGCATCGACGTAGCCGACGCGCTGCGCACCGCCGGCGTCCCCGTCTTCCTCTACGGCGGTGGCGCCGAAGCCGCGGCCGAGGCGCTGGAGGTGCTCGACGCCGAGCAGGACGACCTGGTCGAGCAGAAGCAGGAGAAGGCGGAGAAGAAGGCGCCGGCGCGCCCCGCCGCCGCCCGCCCCCGCACCACGCCCAAGGCCGCCGCCCAGGCTGCCCGCGCCCGCTCCGCTGCGTCCCGCAAGCCCGCGGCGCGGAGCAAGCGATCGTAA
- a CDS encoding sensor histidine kinase encodes MPGIIVDLTRIPALEALADAFVTVGEDWRVSYWNAAAERCFGAAREAALGAPVWEALPAAAQPSLRARLAAVVATRAPLRVPFAAGGDGPALTLDASPLEGGGLALHFRDATDHARVAERYSRLLASIRDGFVAVDADWKVVYVNSAAETLLHVRLHKAVGASLLVHLPSEPPELAAALRGTMGDGQPRRLQAVRPGVEWLRGRYFDLSVDPLAGGGISLLFQDVTERQEREAELARLAAEAQEASRAKSRFFAAVSHELRTPLHAIVGYTHLLSTDSYGDMPQPASRAAERASVCAEHLARLIDDVLVLTTTEIDRLPVYPAPLKLAEYLNEVLEPFRRQAEAKGLRFELDAPAGLTLHVDPERLRQIVYALVTNAIKFTPRGHVRVGVRGTDGEIEIRVEDSGPGIAAEDRARIFEAFEQVGDDARTDSIHRGTGLGLTIARKLAGRLGGSLALEGGDGAGSAFVLRVPISAPE; translated from the coding sequence GTGCCCGGCATCATCGTGGACCTCACCCGCATTCCCGCCCTCGAGGCGCTGGCCGACGCATTCGTGACCGTGGGCGAAGACTGGCGCGTCTCGTACTGGAACGCCGCCGCCGAGCGCTGCTTCGGCGCCGCGCGCGAGGCGGCGCTCGGCGCGCCCGTGTGGGAGGCGCTTCCCGCCGCGGCGCAGCCGTCGCTGCGCGCGCGGCTGGCGGCGGTGGTGGCCACGCGCGCGCCGCTGCGCGTTCCCTTCGCCGCGGGCGGCGACGGGCCGGCGCTCACGCTGGACGCGTCGCCGCTGGAGGGTGGCGGGCTTGCGCTGCACTTCCGCGACGCCACCGACCACGCGCGGGTGGCCGAGCGCTACTCGCGCCTGCTGGCCAGCATCCGCGACGGCTTCGTGGCGGTGGACGCCGACTGGAAGGTCGTCTACGTGAACTCCGCGGCCGAGACGCTGCTGCACGTGCGGCTGCACAAGGCCGTGGGCGCGTCGCTGCTCGTCCATCTCCCCTCCGAGCCGCCGGAGCTGGCCGCGGCGCTGCGGGGAACGATGGGCGACGGGCAGCCGCGGCGGCTGCAGGCGGTGCGGCCCGGAGTGGAGTGGCTGCGCGGGCGCTACTTCGACCTTTCCGTCGATCCGCTGGCGGGCGGGGGGATCTCGCTCCTCTTCCAGGACGTGACCGAGCGGCAGGAGCGCGAGGCCGAGCTGGCGCGCCTGGCCGCCGAGGCGCAGGAGGCCAGCCGCGCCAAGAGCCGCTTCTTCGCGGCGGTGAGCCACGAGCTGCGCACGCCGCTGCACGCCATCGTGGGCTACACGCACCTGCTGTCGACCGACTCGTACGGCGACATGCCGCAGCCGGCGTCGCGGGCGGCGGAGCGGGCCAGCGTCTGCGCCGAGCACCTGGCGCGGCTCATCGACGACGTGCTGGTGCTGACCACCACGGAGATCGACCGTCTTCCCGTCTATCCCGCGCCGCTGAAGCTGGCCGAGTACCTGAACGAGGTGCTGGAGCCCTTCCGCCGCCAGGCCGAGGCCAAGGGGCTGCGCTTCGAGCTGGACGCGCCCGCCGGGCTGACGCTGCACGTGGACCCGGAGCGGCTACGGCAGATCGTGTACGCGCTGGTGACGAACGCCATCAAGTTCACGCCGCGCGGGCACGTCCGCGTGGGTGTGCGCGGGACGGACGGGGAGATCGAGATCCGCGTGGAGGATTCGGGGCCGGGGATCGCGGCGGAAGACCGCGCGCGGATCTTCGAGGCGTTCGAGCAGGTGGGCGACGACGCGCGCACCGACTCCATTCACCGCGGCACCGGGCTGGGGCTGACCATCGCGCGGAAGCTGGCGGGGCGCCTCGGCGGCTCGCTCGCGCTGGAGGGCGGCGACGGCGCGGGCTCGGCGTTCGTGCTCCGCGTCCCGATCTCCGCGCCTGAATGA
- the pckA gene encoding phosphoenolpyruvate carboxykinase (ATP), whose amino-acid sequence MATTLNPAQASAPTFGRESRFGLDRHGIRNPGTVFWNLNPVELVEHAIRRGEGILVDGGPFNAVTSPHTGRSPNDRFIVREPGSEGHVDWGKVNMPFEPENYDRLREDVMEHLEGQDLYVRDMWAGADAQYRLGVRVVTPNAWHNLFAFNMFRRPGEQELAEFQPGFTILHAPEYPADPARHGTRTSTFILIHFGRREVLIGGTRYAGEIKKSVFGLLNYLLPTEHGVLSMHCSANVGPQGDAALFFGLSGTGKTTLSADPERALIGDDEHGWSGEGIFNFEGGCYAKAIKLSKEGEPEIYSTTRMFGTVLENCVVDEERRVDFDDQSITENTRVSYPLHYIANHVPSARGAHPKNVIFLTADAYGVLPPISRLTPEQAMYYFLSGYTAKVAGTERGVKEPQPTFSACFGAVFLPLHPNVYAEMLGEKLQEHQARVWLVNTGWTGGPYGVGQRMKLGYTRAMVRAALAGELDGVETTRVPFFNLDVPVAVPGVPSDLLVPRNTWPDAAQYDEQARKLAGLFVDNFKRFEDRVSDAVKAAGPTPE is encoded by the coding sequence ATGGCTACCACGTTGAACCCCGCCCAGGCCTCCGCCCCGACCTTCGGGCGCGAGAGCCGGTTCGGGCTGGACCGCCACGGCATCCGCAACCCGGGCACCGTGTTCTGGAACCTGAACCCGGTGGAGCTGGTGGAGCACGCCATCCGCCGCGGCGAGGGAATCCTGGTGGACGGCGGCCCCTTCAATGCCGTCACCAGCCCGCACACCGGGCGCTCGCCCAACGACCGCTTCATCGTGCGCGAGCCCGGCAGCGAGGGGCACGTGGACTGGGGGAAGGTGAACATGCCCTTCGAGCCGGAGAACTACGACCGGCTGCGCGAGGACGTGATGGAGCACCTGGAGGGGCAGGACCTGTACGTGCGCGACATGTGGGCCGGCGCCGACGCGCAGTACCGGCTGGGGGTGCGCGTGGTGACCCCCAACGCGTGGCACAACCTGTTCGCGTTCAACATGTTCCGCCGCCCGGGCGAGCAGGAGCTGGCCGAGTTCCAGCCCGGCTTCACCATCCTGCACGCCCCCGAGTACCCGGCCGACCCGGCGCGCCACGGCACCCGCACCAGCACCTTCATCCTCATCCACTTCGGCCGCCGCGAGGTGCTGATCGGGGGAACGCGGTACGCGGGCGAGATCAAGAAGAGCGTGTTCGGCCTGCTCAACTACCTGCTGCCGACCGAGCACGGCGTGCTGTCGATGCACTGCTCGGCCAACGTGGGCCCGCAGGGCGACGCGGCGCTCTTCTTCGGCCTGTCGGGCACGGGCAAGACCACGCTCTCGGCCGACCCCGAGCGCGCGCTGATCGGCGACGACGAGCACGGCTGGAGCGGCGAGGGGATCTTCAACTTCGAGGGCGGCTGCTACGCCAAGGCCATCAAGCTGTCGAAGGAGGGCGAGCCCGAGATCTACTCGACCACGCGCATGTTCGGAACGGTGCTGGAGAACTGCGTGGTCGACGAGGAGCGCCGCGTGGACTTCGACGACCAGTCGATCACCGAGAACACGCGCGTCAGCTACCCGCTGCACTACATCGCCAACCACGTGCCCAGCGCGCGCGGCGCGCATCCGAAGAACGTGATCTTCCTCACCGCCGACGCGTACGGCGTGCTGCCGCCCATCAGCCGGCTGACGCCGGAGCAGGCGATGTACTACTTCCTCTCCGGCTACACGGCCAAGGTGGCGGGCACGGAGCGCGGGGTGAAGGAGCCGCAGCCCACCTTCTCGGCCTGCTTCGGCGCCGTGTTCCTTCCGCTGCACCCCAACGTGTACGCCGAGATGCTGGGCGAGAAGCTGCAGGAGCACCAGGCGCGCGTGTGGCTGGTGAACACCGGCTGGACGGGCGGCCCCTACGGCGTGGGCCAGCGGATGAAGCTGGGCTACACGCGGGCGATGGTGCGCGCCGCGCTGGCCGGCGAGCTGGACGGGGTGGAGACGACCCGGGTGCCGTTCTTCAACCTGGACGTGCCGGTCGCCGTTCCCGGCGTGCCCTCGGACCTGCTGGTGCCGCGCAACACCTGGCCCGACGCCGCGCAGTACGACGAGCAGGCGCGGAAGCTGGCCGGGCTGTTCGTGGACAACTTCAAGCGCTTCGAGGACCGTGTCTCCGACGCGGTGAAGGCCGCCGGTCCCACGCCGGAGTAA